The Pempheris klunzingeri isolate RE-2024b chromosome 1, fPemKlu1.hap1, whole genome shotgun sequence genome includes a region encoding these proteins:
- the LOC139205468 gene encoding ubiquitin carboxyl-terminal hydrolase 2-like, whose translation MKAKALSVRECTWMSEECHLVGELHGESQRDGLCLPNIFRSKKVKPLTRIQTGPTYHVYYTARELLLEVLDRGAIRELIRRAAGAKPGANRPSYSQSREQSADLSEGEYAEALTWFSIVLQSGLSVGENCSFGSELTLKLDGWQAVLKRNSFQTSLLSLTRLEDGDKLEALSAFCNHLTKRYQALYTPGYNLAVKKYRLSYQQSPCALHLALLCDTTSGFICSMYLYCPDQLQRQSRKPVIEQVVGHLLRPFCSHRHVVQLDSSAWMEGRLTDIFSGLGINIDFVPTVKRASPPVIQQTSEDSLSQFVAHLQGWTGPALFPPLDLKGAVLDVFLPGLWATLHIICINTFMLHTLQSQGLGRQVHLTDFTRTLASQLAVDSSVTVPVLPQLNSCSYHETSLTNHSKQSSGQVMANEKQDCSAAVRLQRWNRAGVCGLDNSGNSCYLNAVLQCLCCTVPLVEHLLNQDNRKQLARSKCRVAEVFVRLLEEMWLGRSSSCAPVEARSVLCSILPQFDNYSQHDAQELLLFLLNALHDDVKKVAKRQMRSSIRQQRQDKNRHCATAVGESTIVSNLFEGQLSYTTLCMLCDHQAYNTQTFTVLSLPIPTDVIKCSIQDCLSLFFEQTILTGGEQMLCSACGLRGETAALTCLDKPPEILILHLKRFGCKGKNPVKLRTNVVFSTKIDLTQFLSSPLQNTSYSSYRLYAVVNHTGHLNMGHYTALCHNALTRTWHCFDDSAVREVRDSLVQSPNAYMLLYSRKPFQKPKIIGL comes from the exons ATGAAGGCCAAAGCTTTGTCAGTGAGGGAGTGCACCTGGATGTCAGAGGAGTGCCACCTAGTGGGTGAGCTGCATGGAGAGTCACAGAGGGACGGGCTGTGTTTACCAAACATATTCAGGTCGAAAAAGGTGAAGCCGCTCACCAGGATTCAGACTGGACCCACTTACCACGTCTACTACACGGCCAGAGAGCTCCTGCTGGAGGTGCTGGACAGAGGAGCCATCCGGGAGCTGATCAGGAGAGCTGCTGGTGCGAAGCCAGGCGCTAACCGTCCGTCATACAgccagagcagagagcagagtgcAGATCTCTCAGAGGGGGAGTATGCTGAGGCGTTAACATGGTTCTCTATAGTCCTACAGAGCGGTCTGTCTGTAGGAGAGAACTGCAGCTTTGGCTCTGAGTTGACCCTGAAACTGGACGGGTGGCAGGCTGTCCTCAAGAGAAACAGCTTCCAGACCAGCCTCCTGTCTCTGACCAGACTGGAGGATGGAGACAAGCTGGAAGCCCTTTCAGCTTTCTGTAACCACTTAACCAAGCGCTACCAGGCTTTATACACACCTGGTTACAATCTGGCTGTGAAGAAATACAGACTTTCCTACCAGCAGAGTCCTTGCGCTCTCCATCTTGCCCTCCTCTGTGACACGACCTCAGGGTTCATCTGCAGCATGTATCTGTACTGTCCAGACCAACtccagaggcagagcaggaaaCCTGTCATCGAGCAGGTGGTTGGACACCTGCTGAGGCCTTTCTGCAGTCACAGACATGTGGTTCAGCTGGACAGCTCTGCTTGGATGGAGGGCAGACTCACAGACATCTTCTCTGGCTTAGGGATCAACATTGATTTTGTTCCGACTGTTAAAAGGGCATCGCCACCGGTCATCCAGCAAACGTCCGAGGACTCACTGTCTCAATTTGTAGCCCACCTGCAGGGCTGGACCGGACCTGCTCTGTTTCCCCCGTTGGACCTGAAAGGAGCAGTGTTAGATGTGTTTCTCCCTGGACTCTGGGCGACGCTACACATCATCTGCATCAACACGTTTATGCTCCACACCCTGCAGAGCCAGGGCTTGGGCAGGCAGGTCCACCTGACAGACTTCACCAGGACTCTGGCCTCTCAGCTGGCCGTGGACAGCAGCGTCACTGTGCCTGTTCTGCCACAGCTCAACAGCTGTTCATACCATGAGACAAGTTTAACAAATCATTCAAAGCAAAG CTCTGGTCAGGTGATGGCAAATGAGAAACAGGACTGCAGCGCTGCAGTGAGGCTGCAGAGATGGAACAGAGCAGGAGTTTGTGGTTTGGACAACTCTGGCAACTCCTGCTACTTAAATGCTGTGCTACAGTGTCTGTGTTGCACCGTGCCCCTCGTGGAGCACCTCCTTAACCAAGACAATCGCAAACAGCTGGCAAG GTCTAAGTGCCGGGTGGCAGAGGTGTTTGTCCGCCTGCTGGAGGAGATGTGGCTGGGAAGGAGCTCCAGCTGTGCTCCTGTGGAGGCCAGGTCTGTGCTGTGCTCCATCCTCCCCCAGTTCGACAACTACTCCCAGCATGACgcccaggagctgctgctgtttctcctcaACGCGCTGCACGACGACGTCAAAAAG GTTGCAAAGCGCCAGATGCGTTCTTCAATACGACAGCAGAGACAAGACAAGAACAGACACTGTGCCACCGCAGTCGGGGAATCCACCATTGTCTCAAACCTGTTTGAGGGCCAGCTGAGCTACACGACCCTCTGCATGCTCTGCGATCACCAGGCGTACAACACACAGACCTTCACTGTGCTGTCACTGCCGATTCCAACGGATGTCATTAAGTGCTCCATTCAG GACTGCCTGTCGCTGTTCTTCGAGCAGACTATCCTGACCGGGGGAGAGCAGATGCTGTGTTCTGCATGTGGACTGAGGGGAGAAACGGCAGCACTGACTTGTTTGGACAAACCTCCCGAAATTCTCATATTGCACCTGAAAAG GTTTGGTTGTAAGGGGAAGAACCCAGTAAAACTGAGGACTAATGTTGTGTTCTCAACGAAGATCGATCTCACCCAGTTTCTATCCAGTCCACTACAGAACACCTCATATTCTTCATACCGCTTGTATGCTGTTGTG AACCATACAGGTCATCTCAACATGGGTCACTACACAGCTCTGTGCCACAACGCCCTGACCCGGACCTGGCACTGTTTTGACGACTCAGCGGTCAGAGAGGTGCGGGACAGCCTTGTGCAATCTCCAAATGCCTACATGCTGCTCTACAGCCGCAAACCTTTTCAAAAGCCAAAGATTATTGGACTCTGA
- the usp8 gene encoding ubiquitin carboxyl-terminal hydrolase 8, producing MPAVSTGVKELYLSTSLGDLNKKAEIKPDKTSTRSYVQSASKIFKAAEECRLDRDEEKSYVLYMKFLTVYDIIKKRPDFNQQLEYHMSMLGPNSFKKAIEEAEKLSESLKLRYEEVEVRKKLEEKERQEEKKRKEEITEKDAGRGSPKASSANKKDSKKVKGEQNELKNTTSKATVPAGGITAEKLFHMMKDQTITIIVMDARSQRDFEESHIQVPAQTCICVPEEAISPGITVNLIEAKLPEVSKEHWRRRGFVDYIVLLDWFSSVTDLTLGTTLQSLKDALYKWDSITILRSEPLVLEGGYENWLLFYPMYTTNAKVQPPRQNIISTLPHLNFSYPSLEEPKPPTPPPPEPVVKPEPQEPSAPVLVNGVAPAERPTSKTSIVTDRLPDTIDSPVAGSTNSGPDLSKKVPVAGTSSQSPTTAKALPQFDRTKKPSVWVSDEPKPSQNGSAKDSTLNGPFVPDRSVKPPFTTNTSLSKEEQSQIHSEAVAVMEKARQEQEKRVQERRLEEERREKEQKEKESKERLEREDREKSKKEEEEKGHQDKKRLERQRAEEKEDKENRVWEEKERRGKEQNSDTPSKSMSLDSPAPNHIVSEMKREPLTRARSEEMGRSVPGLPDGWMKFLDTVTGTYRYYHSPTNRVHLYPPEVTVPQTPPSTPPTVKQKPPQPAEPDSNRDREREQSKLKRSYSSPDISQDLREEAQRKTTGPTTAAVIPTINRETKPTTAKVYSKVEIARPSAAKIRNLNPTFGGLGASLTGLRNMGNTCYMNSILQCLCNSPAMAEYFNNNLYLEDINRYNILGHKGEVAEEFGVIMKALWAGLYKCISPRDFKITIGKINDQFAGYDQQDSQELLLFLMDGLHEDLNKADNRKRYKEEENDHLDDQTAADLAWSKHKLLNESIIVALFQGQFKSTVQCLTCHRKSRTFETFMYLSLPLASTSKCSLQDCLRLFSKEEKLTDNNKVFCRHCKAHRDSTKKLEIWKVPPILLVHLKRFSYEGRWKQKLQTSVDFSLDNLDLSQYVIGPKQSLKRYSLYGVSNHYGGLDGGHYTAYCKNALKQRWYKFDDHEVSDISTSSVKSSAAYILFYSSL from the exons ATGCCTGCAGTGTCCACCGGGGTCAAGGAGCTGTATCTGTCCACATCTCTGGGTGATCTCAATAAAAAGGCTGAAATTAAGCCAGACAAGACAAGCACCAGAAG CTATGTACAGAGTGCCAGCAAAATCTTCAAGGCGGCAGAGGAGTGTCGTCTGgacagagatgaggagaaatCCTATGTGCTGTACATGAAGTTTTTAACAGTATATGACATCATCAAGAAAAGACCAGACTTCAACCAGCAACTG GAGTATCACATGTCCATGCTTGGGCCAAACAGCTTTAAGAAAGCAATTGAAGAAGCGGAGAAGCTCTCTGAAAGCCTTAAACTCAG gTATGAGGAAGTTGAGGTTCGAAAAAAACttgaggagaaggagagacaagaggagaagaaaaggaaggaggaaataaCGGAGAAAGATGCCGGTCGAGGCTCTCCAAAAGCTTCATCAGCAAACAAGAAGGACAGCAAAAAG gtAAAAGGAGAACAGAATGAACTGAAGAATACAACCTCAAAAG CTACAGTGCCAGCTGGTGGGATCACAGCTGAGAAACTTTTCCACATGATGAAGGACCAGACGATTACAATAATTGTCATGGATGCCCGTAGCCAAAGGGACTTTGAGGAGTCTCACATTCAGGTCCCAGCCCAGACCTGCATCTGCGTGCCTGAGGAGGCCATTAGCCCAGG AATCACTGTGAATCTAATTGAGGCAAAACTGCCGGAGGTGTCCAAAGAGCATTGGAGGCGGCGGGGATTTGTGGACTATATAGTCCTGTTGGACTGGTTCAGCTCTGTCACTGACCTTACTCTGGGTACCACCTTGCAGAGCCTCAAAGATGCCCTTTATAAG TGGGACAGCATCACTATCCTGCGTAGTGAGCCGCTAGTGCTGGAGGGAGGCTACGAGAACTGGCTGTTGTTTTATCCCATGTACACAACCAACGCTAAAGTTCAGCCTCCTAGACAGAATATCATCAGCACCCTCCCTCACT TGAACTTTAGCTACCCATCGCTGGAGGAACCAAAGCCTCCgactccacctccaccagagcCTGTGGTTAAACCTGAGCCGCAGGAACCCTCAGCTCCTGTGCTGGTGAACGGGGTTGCACCAGCAGAACGCCCCACTTCTAAAACTTCCATAGTTACTGACAGGTTGCCAGATACTATTGATTCCCCCGTCGCAGGCTCCACAAATTCTGGTCCAGACCTTAGTAAGAAGGTCCCTGTGGCAGGCACGTCCAGCCAGTCACCTACAACAGCCAAGGCCCTCCCACAG TTTGACCGCACCAAGAAACCCTCGGTCTGGGTGTCTGATGAGCCAAAGCCCAGCCAGAACGGGTCAGCAAAGGACTCCACCCTGAATGGGCCATTTGTCCCTGACCGCTCAGTCAAACCACCGTTCACCACCAACACTTCTCTGTCTAAAGAAGAACAAAGTCAGATACACTCTGAAGCGGTGGCAGTGATGGAGAAGGCAAGACAAGAGCAGGAGAAACGCGTGCAGGAGCGGCGTTTAGAGGAAGAGAGGCGGGAGAAGgaacagaaggaaaaggagTCGAAAGAGAGGCTAGAGAGGGAGGACCGCGAGAAGAGtaagaaggaagaggaggagaaagggcaTCAGGACAAAAAGAGACTAGAAAGGCAGAGGGCTGAAgaaaaggaagacaaagagaacaGGGTatgggaggagaaagagaggaggggaaaggagCAGAACTCTGACACACCCTCGAAGAGTATGTCTCTGGACTCGCCTGCTCCCAACCACATTGTTAGTGAAATGAAG AGGGAGCCCTTGACCAGAGCAAGGAGTGAGGAGATGGGTAGGAGTGTGCCAGGCCTTCCAGACGGTTGGATGAAG TTCCTCGACACAGTGACGGGAACCTACCGATACTACCATTCCCCAACCAACCGTGTCCACCTGTACCCCCCCGAGGTGACCGTTCCCCAGACGCCACCTTCTACTCCGCCAACAGTCAAACAGAAACCACCACAACCAGCTGAGCCGGACTCCAATCGTGACCGAGAGCGGGAGCAGTCTAAACTAAAACGCTCTTACTCCTCTCCCGATATCAGCCAGGACCTGAGAGAAGAGGCCCAGCGGAAGACCACTGGCCCGACCACTGCGGCTGTCATACCCACCATCAACAGAGAGACCAA ACCTACGACTGCTAAAGTCTACTCAAAAGTGGAGATTGCTCGGCCCTCAGCTGCCAAAATTCGCAACCTGAATCCTACATTTGGAGGTTTGGGTGCATCCCTGACTGGCCTTCGTAACATGGGCAACACATGCTACATGAACTCCATCTTGCAGTGTCTGTGCAACTCTCCTGCCATGGCTGAGTACTTCAACAACAATTTATACTTGGAGGACATCAACAG GTACAACATCCTTGGCCACAAAGGAGAAGTGGCAGAGGAGTTTGGTGTGATCATGAAAGCTTTGTGGGCCGGTCTGTACAAGTGCATCAGTCCACGGGACTTCAAGATCACCATAGGCAAGATCAATGACCAGTTCGCTGGCTATGACCAGCAAGActcccaggagctgctgctgttcctcatGGATGGACTCCACGAGGACCTCAACAAG GCGGACAATAGGAAGCGGtacaaggaggaggaaaacgACCATCTGGATGATCAGACAGCGGCTGACCTGGCCTGGAGTAAACACAAGCTGTTGAATGAGTCCATCATTGTAGCGCTGTTCCAGGGGCAGTTCAAGTCCACCGTGCAGTGTCTGACCTGCCATCGCAAGTCACGGACATTTGAGACCTTTATGTACCTGTCCCTGCCTCTCGCCTCCACCAGCAAGTGCTCCCTACAG GATTGTCTGAGGCTGTTCTCCAAGGAAGAAAAGCTTACAGACAACAACAAGGTGTTCTGCAGACACTGCAAGGCGCACAGAGATTCCACCAAGAAGCTCGAGATCTGGAAAGTCCCACCCATTCTCCTGGTGCACTTAAAACG ATTCTCCTATGAGGGTCGATGGAAGCAGAAGCTGCAGACGTCTGTAGACTTCTCTCTAGACAATCTGGACCTGAGCCAGTACGTCATTGGACCTAAACAGAGCCTGAAGAGATACAGCCTTTATGGAGTTTCT AACCATTACGGGGGTTTAGATGGCGGCCATTACACAGCCTACTGTAAGAACGCCCTCAAGCAGCGCTGGTACAAGTTTGATGACCACGAGGTGTCCGATATCTCCACCTCCTCCGTCAAGTCCTCTGCAGCCTACATCCTGTTTTACTCAAGCCTGTGA